A section of the bacterium HR34 genome encodes:
- a CDS encoding Non-canonical purine NTP pyrophosphatase, producing MLIYFITSNSKKFNEVKEFFKDVKNIQIKRINLDIPEIQSVEVKEIVKFKINYVLKNYNFKNFLVEDTGFYIKCLNYLPGPFIKWFLLSIRSKGLYEICNFYRNYKAEVKIALGLRLKNKSYIFKGSVKGRVVKPKKRLSNSEIWWDNIFMPEGFSRTFSEMSSEEKNLISHRGKALRKLKNFLIKIK from the coding sequence ATGTTAATTTATTTCATAACTTCTAATTCTAAAAAATTTAATGAAGTTAAAGAGTTTTTTAAAGATGTAAAAAATATTCAGATAAAGAGAATAAATTTAGATATTCCCGAGATTCAATCAGTTGAGGTTAAAGAAATTGTAAAATTCAAGATTAATTACGTTCTTAAAAATTATAATTTTAAAAATTTTTTAGTAGAAGATACAGGTTTTTATATAAAGTGTTTAAATTATTTGCCAGGTCCTTTTATAAAATGGTTCTTACTTTCAATCCGCTCTAAGGGTTTATATGAGATTTGCAATTTTTACAGAAATTATAAAGCAGAAGTAAAAATAGCTCTCGGATTAAGATTAAAAAACAAAAGTTATATTTTCAAAGGTAGCGTTAAAGGAAGAGTTGTAAAGCCAAAGAAGCGTTTATCTAACAGTGAGATATGGTGGGATAATATTTTTATGCCGGAAGGTTTTAGTAGAACTTTTAGTGAAATGAGTTCAGAAGAAAAAAATTTAATAAGTCACAGAGGAAAGGCATTAAGAAAATTGAAAAATTTTTTAATAAAAATAAAATAA
- the gatA gene encoding Glutamyl-tRNA(Gln) amidotransferase subunit A: MDLSLLSISEIQKLLKNKEISCEEITKFYLEKIKKEDKEINSFVSVFEEEAINRAKNLDNMLKNEGLHGDLFGVPIAVKDNILVKDLLCTAGSKILSNYMAVYNATVVEKLLSHNAIILGKTNLDEFAMGSSGETSFFGKTLNPLDKERVPGGSSSGSAAAVAAGFSPVSLGSDTGGSIRLPAAFCGVYGFKPTYGAVSRYGLISMASSLDQIGPFAKNIDDIITLFNVIRGKDKKDATSLDDNLFKNKEIDLKDIRIGLPKEYFGEGLDVEIKEKVLSFAKQLENQGCKIDEVSLPYSKYGIHVYYLIMASEVSSNLSRYDGIRYGFSTAEKDKELFSVYSNSRGEGFGIEVKRRILLGTFALYAGYYDAYYNKAQKVRYLIKKDFNDVFSKYDFILTPTSPTLPFRFGEKSDPLQMYLSDIMTVSANLAGIPAISIPYKEKENDFPVGVQIMANTLEDYKLLNFVKLIS; the protein is encoded by the coding sequence ATGGATTTAAGTTTATTATCAATTTCAGAAATACAAAAACTTTTAAAAAATAAAGAAATTTCTTGCGAAGAGATCACGAAGTTTTATTTAGAAAAAATTAAAAAAGAAGACAAAGAAATAAATTCTTTCGTGAGTGTTTTTGAAGAGGAAGCTATTAATAGAGCAAAAAATTTAGATAATATGTTGAAAAACGAAGGATTACATGGAGATTTGTTTGGCGTTCCAATAGCAGTAAAAGATAATATTTTAGTAAAAGATCTTTTGTGTACAGCAGGATCTAAAATTTTATCCAATTACATGGCAGTTTATAACGCAACTGTTGTTGAAAAACTTTTATCTCACAATGCCATTATTTTAGGGAAAACTAATTTAGATGAGTTTGCAATGGGTTCTTCTGGTGAAACATCTTTTTTTGGTAAAACTTTAAATCCTTTGGATAAAGAAAGAGTTCCTGGTGGTTCTTCTTCTGGAAGTGCAGCGGCTGTGGCAGCTGGTTTTTCTCCTGTATCTTTGGGTTCTGATACAGGGGGCTCAATAAGATTGCCGGCTGCTTTTTGTGGAGTTTATGGTTTTAAACCAACTTATGGCGCTGTTTCAAGGTATGGTTTAATTTCGATGGCTTCATCACTTGATCAAATAGGCCCCTTTGCTAAAAACATAGACGATATAATAACCTTGTTTAATGTGATTAGAGGAAAAGATAAAAAAGACGCAACGAGTTTAGATGATAATTTATTTAAAAACAAAGAAATAGACTTAAAAGATATAAGAATTGGCTTGCCAAAAGAATATTTTGGAGAAGGTTTGGATGTTGAGATAAAAGAAAAGGTTTTATCATTTGCTAAACAACTTGAAAACCAAGGCTGTAAAATTGATGAGGTGAGTTTGCCTTATTCTAAATATGGCATTCACGTTTATTACTTGATTATGGCTTCTGAAGTTTCATCTAATTTATCAAGGTACGATGGCATAAGGTATGGATTTTCTACAGCAGAAAAGGATAAAGAATTATTTTCTGTTTATTCTAATTCAAGAGGCGAAGGCTTTGGGATAGAAGTTAAAAGAAGAATTTTGTTAGGTACTTTTGCATTATATGCTGGTTATTACGATGCTTATTATAATAAAGCACAAAAAGTAAGGTATTTAATTAAAAAAGACTTTAATGATGTATTTTCCAAGTACGATTTTATTTTAACTCCAACTTCGCCAACTTTACCTTTTAGGTTTGGAGAAAAATCAGATCCTTTGCAAATGTATTTATCAGATATTATGACGGTCTCTGCTAATTTAGCAGGAATACCTGCAATTTCAATTCCTTATAAAGAAAAAGAAAACGATTTTCCTGTTGGTGTTCAAATTATGGCAAACACGTTGGAAGATTATAAACTGTTAAATTTTGTAAAATTAATATCATAA
- the gatC gene encoding Glutamyl-tRNA(Gln) amidotransferase subunit C produces MDIDIKNILKIARIHLSQEEVSRIENDFKKILNYFEVLSEIKTENIPPLYHALESVKNAFKDDEVLSLNSEDRERILSQAPMREKNYFKTRPVFKNNK; encoded by the coding sequence ATGGATATTGATATTAAAAACATATTAAAAATAGCAAGGATACATTTGTCGCAAGAGGAAGTTTCAAGAATTGAAAATGATTTTAAAAAAATTTTAAATTATTTTGAGGTGCTATCTGAAATTAAAACAGAAAATATTCCTCCTCTTTATCATGCTCTTGAAAGTGTAAAAAACGCCTTTAAAGATGATGAAGTTTTGTCATTAAATAGTGAAGATAGGGAAAGAATTTTATCTCAGGCTCCAATGCGGGAGAAAAACTATTTCAAAACAAGACCTGTTTTTAAAAATAATAAATAA
- the mreB_2 gene encoding Rod shape-determining protein MreB produces MKFLSKFSKDIAIDLGTATTLVYVKGEGIVITEPSVVALSVKTGKIVAIGREAKEMVGRTPAHIVAKRPLKEGVISDFEVTEQMLKYFIEKVYKGKVFSFLGPRVIVGIPSNITEVEKKAVKDAAISAGAREVYLIEQPMAAAIGARLPVQEATGNFIVDIGGGTTDIAVISLGGLVLSNSIKIAGDKLTSDIIHFVQERYNLAIGEITAEEVKIKLGSAWPTKETKTFPLRGRNIITGLPEEILISDKEIREAMSKSIKMIIDEIKAALDKTPPELIADIMVRGIYLTGGGALLKGLDKLLSEETKMPVNIIDDPLTAVVRGAGIVIENIDKLRDVLAEEEELQPPKD; encoded by the coding sequence ATGAAATTTTTATCAAAGTTTTCAAAAGATATAGCAATAGATTTGGGCACCGCAACTACATTAGTTTATGTGAAAGGAGAGGGTATCGTTATAACAGAACCTTCTGTCGTTGCTTTAAGTGTGAAGACAGGAAAGATTGTTGCTATTGGAAGAGAGGCAAAAGAAATGGTAGGTAGAACACCAGCTCATATAGTTGCTAAAAGACCTTTAAAAGAAGGAGTAATATCAGACTTTGAAGTAACAGAGCAAATGCTAAAATATTTCATAGAAAAAGTATACAAAGGAAAGGTTTTTTCTTTTTTAGGTCCAAGAGTAATAGTTGGGATACCTTCTAATATAACTGAAGTTGAAAAAAAAGCAGTAAAAGATGCTGCAATTTCAGCTGGAGCAAGAGAGGTTTATTTAATAGAACAACCAATGGCAGCTGCTATTGGCGCAAGGTTGCCTGTTCAAGAGGCAACGGGTAATTTTATTGTAGATATAGGAGGAGGAACAACTGATATTGCTGTTATTTCTCTGGGAGGTCTAGTGTTGTCAAATAGTATAAAAATAGCAGGCGATAAACTTACTTCTGACATAATTCATTTTGTTCAAGAAAGATATAACCTTGCTATTGGAGAGATTACAGCAGAAGAGGTGAAGATAAAGTTGGGATCTGCATGGCCAACAAAGGAGACAAAGACATTTCCTTTGAGAGGGAGAAATATAATAACAGGTTTACCAGAAGAAATTTTAATATCAGACAAAGAAATAAGAGAGGCAATGTCAAAATCAATTAAAATGATAATAGATGAAATTAAAGCAGCTCTTGATAAAACACCGCCCGAACTTATAGCTGATATTATGGTAAGAGGTATCTATTTAACAGGAGGTGGCGCTTTATTAAAAGGGCTTGATAAACTTTTATCAGAAGAAACTAAAATGCCGGTAAATATAATAGACGATCCTTTAACTGCTGTTGTGAGGGGAGCTGGCATTGTTATAGAAAATATTGATAAACTGAGAGATGTTTTAGCAGAAGAGGAAGAACTCCAACCACCAAAAGATTAA